A DNA window from Rossellomorea marisflavi contains the following coding sequences:
- a CDS encoding NUDIX hydrolase, with amino-acid sequence MKRYNLIVIFNEAMDRVLLCRRRKDPYQGLSNFIGGKIEEGESGQAAAYREMEEESGLTGEDVSLFHLMDLTYHLSGFDLEVYAGRCMRDVDVHGEENELYWSPLDVDFTDQTHYAGEGSLGHILAHAALYKSLFFQETMEVK; translated from the coding sequence ATGAAACGATATAATCTGATTGTCATCTTTAATGAAGCGATGGATAGGGTCCTTCTGTGCAGGAGGAGGAAGGATCCGTATCAAGGATTGAGCAACTTCATCGGAGGGAAGATCGAAGAGGGTGAATCAGGTCAGGCTGCCGCCTACAGGGAAATGGAGGAGGAATCGGGCCTCACGGGGGAAGATGTCTCCCTGTTCCACCTCATGGACTTGACCTATCATCTCTCGGGATTCGACCTGGAAGTCTACGCGGGGAGATGCATGCGTGACGTCGACGTGCACGGAGAAGAAAATGAACTCTATTGGTCTCCACTGGATGTCGACTTCACCGATCAGACGCACTATGCAGGAGAAGGGAGCCTGGGGCATATCCTTGCCCACGCTGCCCTTTACAAGTCTCTCTTTTTTCAGGAAACCATGGAAGTGAAGTGA
- a CDS encoding putative glycolipid-binding domain-containing protein, producing MIRWKNQREETEELSLAEKDGCITIQSTVHHSAEEVHYSLELDRSWTFRKGSLRIGDRSLTLHADGSGSWFDREHGPIEELTGAIDIDISCTPFTNSLPINRMEWVQGRTVSMDVVYLSVPDLTFRKVTQHYTLLRDSNGIREFRYQSPTYESSIFVDREGLVVDYPGLFLRI from the coding sequence ATGATTCGCTGGAAAAATCAACGTGAAGAAACGGAAGAACTCTCCCTCGCTGAAAAGGACGGGTGCATCACGATCCAGAGCACGGTGCATCATTCAGCAGAGGAAGTCCACTACAGCCTTGAACTGGATCGATCCTGGACGTTCAGGAAAGGTTCTCTCCGCATCGGTGACCGGTCCTTGACCCTTCATGCCGACGGATCTGGAAGCTGGTTCGACAGGGAACACGGGCCCATCGAGGAGCTGACCGGAGCCATCGATATCGACATCTCCTGCACCCCTTTCACCAACTCCCTCCCCATCAACCGAATGGAGTGGGTGCAGGGCCGAACCGTGAGCATGGACGTCGTCTATCTTTCAGTGCCAGATCTCACATTCCGGAAGGTCACCCAGCACTACACCCTTCTCCGGGATTCAAACGGTATCAGGGAATTCCGTTATCAAAGCCCCACCTATGAATCCAGCATCTTTGTAGACAGGGAAGGGCTGGTGGTGGACTATCCCGGATTGTTCCTGAGAATCTAG
- a CDS encoding class I SAM-dependent methyltransferase, with the protein MKKNLSTDEAIERWNEHAEAFTAGYTEEGDRSRRILLNPAIFSLLGHVEGTEILDAGCGEGYLSRLLERKGAHVTAVDYSTEMLKLAEAKTTESSGIRYHHGNCENLNFLDDRSFDKVVSNMVIQDLEDHTAALRECYRLLRDGGTLVFSILHPCFITPGSGWIRDEQGEKEAWRVSGYFLEGVYEQPFPEGAENKVVFYHRSLTTYTTAIRETGFMIEEMVEPRPSDELVREDKEYREDLIHPNFLVFKLRKGKRDVSWSPGL; encoded by the coding sequence TTGAAAAAGAATCTATCAACAGACGAAGCGATCGAGCGATGGAATGAGCACGCGGAGGCATTCACGGCAGGCTACACGGAGGAGGGGGACCGGAGCAGGCGAATCCTCTTGAATCCCGCGATCTTCTCCCTTCTCGGGCATGTGGAAGGGACGGAGATCCTCGATGCAGGCTGCGGAGAAGGGTATTTGAGCAGGCTCCTGGAACGGAAGGGGGCCCATGTGACGGCCGTGGATTATTCCACGGAAATGCTCAAGCTTGCCGAAGCGAAGACGACGGAATCATCCGGGATCCGCTACCACCATGGAAACTGTGAGAATCTGAATTTCCTGGATGATCGGTCGTTTGATAAGGTCGTCTCCAATATGGTCATCCAGGACCTTGAAGATCACACGGCGGCACTCCGGGAATGCTACCGGCTCCTGAGAGATGGCGGGACGCTCGTCTTTTCCATCCTCCACCCGTGCTTCATCACGCCGGGAAGCGGATGGATCCGGGATGAACAGGGTGAAAAGGAAGCGTGGAGGGTATCCGGATACTTCCTTGAGGGAGTCTATGAACAGCCGTTTCCCGAAGGAGCCGAAAACAAAGTGGTCTTCTACCACAGGAGCCTCACCACGTACACGACTGCCATCCGGGAGACAGGTTTCATGATTGAAGAGATGGTGGAGCCGAGACCGTCGGATGAACTGGTGAGGGAGGATAAGGAGTACAGGGAAGACCTGATCCACCCGAATTTCCTCGTATTCAAACTGAGGAAGGGGAAAAGGGATGTAAGCTGGTCTCCTGGACTGTAA
- a CDS encoding MerR family transcriptional regulator, translating into MKQVTEMTGVPASALRYYEKECILPFVDHNDKGIRVYDDVNVEWIYFILALPETDMPIR; encoded by the coding sequence ATGAAACAGGTCACAGAGATGACGGGTGTACCTGCTTCTGCCCTGCGATATTATGAGAAAGAGTGCATCCTGCCCTTTGTGGACCACAACGATAAGGGAATCAGGGTGTACGATGACGTGAACGTTGAGTGGATCTATTTTATCCTGGCCCTCCCTGAAACGGACATGCCTATCAGGTAA
- a CDS encoding heavy metal translocating P-type ATPase — MNANKKETTLNISGMTCAACANRIEKGLNKLDGVEKATVNLPLEKASISYDPAKLGEKDLEEKIDALGYGVVHEKTELEITGMTCAACSARIEKGLKKLDGVTSASVNLALEKAVISYHPSQTSVSEMIAKVEKLGYGAHRPSQEDAGDHREKAIKVQKRKFILSAILSLPLLWTMVGHFSFTSFLYVPDFLTNPWVQLILATPVQFIIGAQFYIGAYKALRNGSANMDVLVAMGTSAAYFYSLYQAIVTAGSHHGPHLYFETSAVLITLILLGKLFEANAKGRSSEAIKTLMGLQAKTAHVYRDEKEIDIPVEEVATGDIVIVKPGEKIPVDGEVTDGHTSIDESMLTGESLPVDKIIGDPVFGSTVNQNGAIRMKALKVGRDTALARIIKVVEDAQGSKAPIQRLADRISGIFVPIVVGLALLTFLIWMIWIEPGDFTQALEVFIAVLVIACPCALGLATPTSIMAGSGRAAEFGILFKGGEHLEQTQLIDTVVLDKTGTVTNGAPVLTDHLMADWVEEDDFLRLVASAEQQSEHPLAQAIVQGLKDKGALPSSTSSFEAVPGKGVRATVDGRHVLIGTRAFMDELGVEVAFIAEKKAELESQGKTAMLVAIDGRYAGLLAVADTVKQTSKAAVERLQKMGINVIMMTGDNTRTAKAIASQVGIHDVISEVLPEGKASEIKKLQKVGKNVAMVGDGINDAPALATATIGMAIGTGTDVAMEAADITLMRGDLHSIADAILMSGKTMRNIKQNLFWAFAYNTIGIPIAAAGLLAPWVAGAAMAFSSVSVVLNALRLQRVKKWS; from the coding sequence ATGAATGCAAACAAGAAAGAAACCACCCTGAACATCTCGGGCATGACGTGTGCCGCCTGTGCGAACCGGATTGAAAAGGGACTGAATAAATTGGACGGTGTCGAAAAGGCCACCGTGAACCTCCCCCTTGAGAAAGCGTCCATCTCCTATGACCCTGCCAAACTTGGTGAAAAGGACTTGGAAGAGAAGATCGATGCTCTCGGGTATGGAGTCGTCCATGAAAAAACGGAGCTTGAGATTACCGGGATGACGTGTGCCGCCTGCTCGGCCCGGATTGAAAAAGGATTGAAAAAACTCGATGGCGTCACATCTGCAAGCGTAAACCTTGCCCTTGAGAAGGCCGTCATTTCCTATCACCCTTCTCAAACCTCCGTCAGTGAAATGATTGCGAAAGTTGAGAAGCTCGGGTACGGTGCCCACCGGCCATCCCAGGAAGATGCAGGCGATCACCGGGAGAAAGCCATCAAGGTCCAGAAGCGGAAGTTCATCCTTTCCGCCATTCTCTCCCTTCCGCTACTCTGGACGATGGTAGGCCATTTTTCGTTTACTTCCTTCCTATACGTACCCGATTTCCTTACTAACCCGTGGGTCCAGCTGATCCTGGCAACACCCGTGCAGTTCATCATCGGGGCACAGTTCTACATCGGAGCATACAAAGCACTGAGGAATGGAAGTGCGAATATGGATGTCTTGGTAGCCATGGGGACATCCGCCGCTTACTTCTATAGCCTGTACCAGGCCATCGTGACGGCCGGAAGCCATCACGGGCCCCATCTGTATTTCGAAACGAGCGCGGTCCTCATCACCCTGATCCTCCTCGGGAAGCTGTTCGAAGCGAACGCAAAGGGACGTTCATCCGAGGCGATCAAGACGCTCATGGGTTTGCAGGCAAAAACGGCCCATGTCTATAGGGACGAGAAGGAAATCGACATTCCGGTAGAGGAAGTGGCAACCGGAGACATTGTCATCGTGAAGCCTGGTGAGAAAATTCCCGTTGACGGAGAAGTGACGGATGGCCATACGTCCATCGATGAGTCCATGCTTACAGGTGAAAGCCTTCCTGTCGACAAGATCATCGGCGATCCAGTGTTCGGTTCAACGGTGAATCAGAACGGTGCCATCCGGATGAAGGCCCTTAAAGTCGGACGAGATACGGCGCTTGCCCGCATCATCAAGGTCGTCGAGGATGCCCAGGGATCCAAGGCACCGATCCAGCGCCTGGCGGACCGGATATCAGGCATTTTCGTTCCCATCGTGGTGGGCCTCGCCCTCCTTACCTTCCTTATATGGATGATCTGGATCGAGCCGGGTGACTTCACCCAGGCCCTTGAAGTCTTCATCGCCGTCCTTGTCATCGCATGTCCGTGCGCTCTCGGCCTTGCCACTCCTACTTCGATCATGGCCGGTTCCGGACGGGCGGCGGAATTCGGGATCCTCTTCAAAGGCGGGGAGCACCTCGAACAGACCCAGCTCATCGACACCGTGGTGCTGGATAAAACCGGGACCGTCACAAATGGAGCACCCGTCCTGACCGATCATCTCATGGCTGATTGGGTGGAAGAGGATGATTTCCTGCGACTCGTCGCCTCCGCGGAGCAGCAATCCGAACATCCCCTGGCACAGGCCATCGTCCAGGGTCTGAAGGATAAAGGGGCACTCCCTTCTTCCACCTCATCATTCGAGGCCGTTCCCGGTAAAGGCGTCCGTGCCACAGTCGATGGCCGGCATGTGCTGATCGGCACCAGGGCCTTCATGGATGAGCTTGGGGTGGAAGTCGCCTTCATCGCCGAAAAAAAAGCAGAGCTTGAATCACAGGGAAAAACCGCCATGCTTGTCGCCATCGACGGACGGTATGCAGGACTCCTGGCTGTCGCGGATACGGTAAAACAAACCTCAAAGGCTGCCGTCGAACGACTTCAGAAAATGGGCATCAATGTCATCATGATGACGGGGGACAACACGCGCACAGCGAAAGCGATCGCTTCCCAGGTCGGTATCCATGATGTGATTTCAGAAGTCCTCCCGGAAGGAAAGGCCTCTGAAATCAAAAAGCTTCAGAAAGTCGGTAAAAATGTGGCCATGGTCGGGGACGGCATCAACGACGCACCTGCCCTCGCCACGGCCACTATAGGGATGGCCATCGGCACCGGGACCGATGTAGCCATGGAAGCCGCTGATATCACCTTGATGCGCGGTGATCTTCACAGCATTGCCGATGCGATCCTGATGAGCGGCAAGACCATGCGCAACATCAAACAGAACCTCTTCTGGGCATTTGCCTATAATACAATCGGCATCCCCATTGCCGCAGCCGGGCTGCTTGCCCCGTGGGTAGCAGGGGCCGCCATGGCGTTCAGTTCGGTCTCGGTCGTGTTGAATGCATTGAGATTACAACGCGTGAAGAAATGGAGTTAA
- the copZ gene encoding copper chaperone CopZ — translation MEQITLNVQGMSCNHCVNAIEKNVGGLDGVKKVNVSLADAKVEVEFDNAVVSLDEIKETIDDQGYDVV, via the coding sequence ATGGAACAAATCACCTTGAATGTACAAGGAATGTCATGCAACCACTGCGTCAATGCCATAGAGAAGAATGTAGGCGGTCTTGACGGTGTTAAAAAGGTCAACGTAAGCCTCGCGGATGCCAAGGTCGAAGTGGAATTCGACAATGCCGTTGTCAGCCTCGACGAGATCAAGGAAACCATTGACGATCAAGGCTATGACGTAGTGTAA
- a CDS encoding metal-sensitive transcriptional regulator, with product MEDELKDGISCRKSHHPEEVKRNLTSRLNRVEGQIRGIKGMIEKDVYCDDVITQLSATQSALNSVAKILLEGHLKGCVVDRLNEGDESVLDEFVVTIQKLMKK from the coding sequence ATGGAAGATGAATTGAAGGACGGCATCTCCTGCCGCAAGAGTCATCACCCTGAAGAGGTGAAACGGAATCTCACCAGCCGGCTGAATCGCGTCGAAGGGCAGATTCGCGGCATCAAAGGCATGATTGAAAAGGACGTGTACTGTGACGATGTGATCACACAGCTTTCGGCGACCCAGTCCGCCCTTAACAGCGTAGCGAAGATCCTACTCGAGGGGCATTTGAAGGGCTGTGTCGTGGACCGTCTCAATGAAGGGGACGAATCGGTCCTCGATGAATTTGTCGTCACGATTCAAAAGCTGATGAAAAAATAA
- a CDS encoding NUDIX domain-containing protein, with product MKTFGKLNHELNYWKRTGVYAVIQNDYDQFLCVENLDGHLFLVGGGVESEESLERALSRESIEETGHDIQIIEEIGRAERHWVSEKYPGDSQHNVGIVYACELLEKIAEPVEKEIMRWVDFDYLEGHLFHEHHLYLVKQYLKISEP from the coding sequence ATGAAAACATTCGGTAAACTAAATCATGAGTTGAATTATTGGAAAAGAACGGGGGTATATGCTGTCATTCAGAATGATTATGATCAGTTTTTATGTGTAGAAAATCTGGATGGGCATTTGTTTTTAGTTGGCGGAGGTGTTGAGTCAGAGGAATCTCTTGAACGGGCATTATCGAGAGAGAGCATCGAGGAAACGGGTCACGACATTCAGATCATTGAGGAAATAGGCAGAGCTGAAAGGCATTGGGTATCAGAGAAATACCCTGGTGATTCCCAACATAATGTTGGAATAGTATACGCATGTGAACTATTAGAAAAAATAGCAGAGCCCGTTGAAAAAGAAATCATGCGCTGGGTCGATTTTGATTATTTGGAAGGACATCTTTTTCACGAACATCACTTATACTTAGTAAAACAATACTTGAAGATTTCAGAACCATGA
- a CDS encoding LysE family translocator yields the protein MDFIFLLKGLLIGFTVAAPVGPIGILCINRTLSKGRLTGFVSGLGAASADAIYGCIAAFGLTFITSFLISQKLWLQLIGGLFLCYLGIQTYRSRPAGHAASARGGGLLKSYTSVFFLTVTNPMTILFFIGIFSGIGLGKSSFDLMSALLMVTGVFLGSAAWWLSLSFGVSLFRKKFSNDSLAWINRLSGIIVFGFGVFALLKLL from the coding sequence ATGGACTTCATTTTTCTTTTAAAAGGCCTGCTGATCGGGTTCACCGTTGCAGCGCCCGTCGGCCCGATCGGGATCCTCTGCATCAACCGCACCCTTTCAAAAGGTCGCTTGACGGGATTCGTATCAGGACTGGGGGCCGCATCAGCCGATGCCATCTACGGATGCATCGCCGCATTCGGCCTGACATTCATCACGAGCTTTTTGATCAGCCAAAAGCTGTGGCTTCAGCTGATCGGCGGACTCTTCCTCTGTTATCTCGGTATCCAGACGTACCGCTCCAGACCTGCAGGTCATGCTGCTTCTGCAAGGGGTGGCGGACTGCTGAAATCCTATACCTCCGTCTTCTTTTTGACGGTGACAAACCCCATGACCATCCTTTTCTTCATCGGGATCTTCTCCGGTATCGGTCTCGGAAAGTCCAGCTTTGACCTGATGTCGGCCCTTCTCATGGTGACTGGTGTGTTCCTTGGATCAGCCGCATGGTGGCTTTCCCTAAGCTTCGGCGTGAGCCTGTTCAGGAAAAAATTCTCGAATGACAGCCTCGCCTGGATCAACCGTCTATCGGGGATCATCGTCTTCGGTTTCGGGGTGTTTGCCCTGCTAAAATTGCTTTGA
- a CDS encoding NUDIX hydrolase produces MEPIKKAYGYITRNHDGRPQVLVFQHPILEAGVQIPKGTVQDGEDPEAAVVREMIEETGLTEWGKPEFLADDRWRADDGSIHHRHFYRLDQGDAPDQWQHEPSGGGEEEGLQFTLFWISSPGDIPLARGHGDYLHHVLEERPEDGLRCLEASEDVKQVYIIEEGMERIIGETRERISFEEDGAVLVREQTLTSEEIGDRRTVTRLMASTNRPLSVEDSGGGVRAVYAGDHVIIEREGGERRISLHHVPVDTFSVELLLRTLPLEGGYVRSFHAFNILKEEEQLIEIHADEQPDGSFKVKVGFGAMTQWYWIRTDTRELLKQSSEPAPGLKMEFRR; encoded by the coding sequence GTGGAACCGATCAAAAAAGCGTACGGATACATAACCAGAAATCACGATGGAAGACCACAGGTATTGGTGTTTCAGCATCCGATCCTTGAAGCGGGTGTCCAGATCCCCAAAGGGACGGTGCAGGACGGAGAAGATCCTGAAGCGGCCGTCGTCCGTGAAATGATCGAGGAGACCGGCCTAACAGAATGGGGGAAACCTGAATTCCTTGCCGACGACAGGTGGCGAGCGGACGATGGAAGCATTCATCATCGGCATTTTTATCGCCTGGATCAGGGGGATGCTCCTGATCAATGGCAGCATGAGCCCTCTGGCGGTGGAGAAGAAGAGGGACTGCAGTTCACCCTGTTCTGGATTTCTTCACCGGGGGATATTCCGTTGGCAAGGGGACATGGGGACTATTTGCATCATGTGCTGGAAGAGAGACCGGAAGATGGCCTGAGGTGTCTGGAGGCATCCGAAGACGTCAAACAGGTGTATATAATAGAAGAAGGTATGGAGAGGATCATTGGAGAGACGCGTGAACGGATTTCATTCGAAGAGGACGGCGCAGTCCTGGTGAGGGAACAGACCCTAACATCCGAAGAGATCGGGGATCGAAGGACCGTGACCCGATTGATGGCCTCCACGAATCGTCCCCTTTCCGTTGAGGATTCAGGTGGTGGCGTGAGGGCCGTGTATGCCGGAGACCATGTAATCATCGAGAGGGAAGGCGGAGAGAGGCGTATTTCTCTTCATCATGTTCCTGTGGATACGTTTTCGGTTGAGCTCCTCCTCCGCACGCTGCCTCTCGAAGGGGGCTATGTCCGGTCCTTCCATGCGTTCAATATCCTTAAAGAAGAGGAGCAGCTCATCGAGATCCATGCGGATGAACAGCCCGACGGCTCCTTCAAGGTAAAGGTCGGATTCGGTGCGATGACCCAGTGGTACTGGATCCGCACCGATACGCGCGAACTCCTGAAGCAATCGTCGGAGCCCGCTCCCGGCCTGAAGATGGAGTTTCGAAGATAG